The Pseudomonas iranensis genome includes a window with the following:
- a CDS encoding SDR family NAD(P)-dependent oxidoreductase: protein MTDFNHTLPQEVAGKVALVTGAASGIGKAIALMLHARGAKVIAEDLNPAVEELARPDLVPLVADIIEDGAAERAVGLAVEQFGRLDILVNNAGIIINKAVIDMSRDDWEKIQAVNATAAFLHCREAVKAMIPNKSGAIVNIASYASYFAFPTIAAYTASKGALAQLTRTLALEVIEHGIRVNAIGVGDVVTNILNDVVEDGPGFLAQHGEAAPIGRAAQPEEIAEIVTFLASDRASFMVGSVVMADGGMTVTAG from the coding sequence ATGACTGATTTCAACCACACCCTGCCCCAAGAAGTCGCCGGTAAAGTTGCACTGGTCACTGGCGCGGCCAGTGGCATCGGCAAGGCGATTGCGCTGATGCTGCACGCTCGCGGCGCCAAGGTGATTGCCGAAGACCTCAACCCGGCTGTCGAAGAACTGGCTCGTCCCGATCTGGTGCCGCTGGTGGCGGACATCATCGAGGACGGCGCCGCCGAACGTGCAGTAGGCCTTGCCGTCGAGCAGTTCGGGCGCCTGGATATTCTGGTCAACAACGCCGGGATCATTATCAACAAAGCAGTGATCGACATGAGCCGCGACGACTGGGAAAAGATCCAGGCAGTGAATGCCACGGCCGCCTTCCTGCACTGCCGCGAAGCGGTCAAGGCGATGATCCCGAACAAGTCCGGTGCGATCGTCAATATCGCTTCCTATGCGTCGTACTTTGCCTTTCCGACCATTGCCGCCTACACCGCTTCCAAAGGTGCGCTGGCACAATTGACCCGCACGCTGGCCCTGGAAGTCATCGAGCACGGCATTCGCGTCAATGCCATCGGCGTCGGCGATGTGGTGACCAATATTCTCAACGATGTGGTCGAGGACGGCCCGGGCTTCCTCGCGCAGCACGGCGAAGCAGCACCGATCGGTCGGGCGGCGCAGCCGGAAGAAATCGCCGAAATCGTCACCTTCCTCGCCTCCGACCGCGCCAGTTTCATGGTCGGCTCGGTGGTCATGGCCGATGGCGGCATGACGGTAACGGCGGGTTGA
- a CDS encoding tRNA (adenine(22)-N(1))-methyltransferase yields MNQQTLSMRLERVAAHVPVGARLADIGSDHAYLPVALMRRGLITAAVAGEVARTPFHAAQRTVNDNDLQGQISVRLADGLAAIRPDDGISAITLCGMGGETIRDIFQNGKAHLNGHERLILQPNGGEQALRQWLMDNGYRIVCEEVLHENRFDYEIIVAERASDPVTYDARELFFGPLHLQARCPAFLHKWQRRLKQRQKTLGQFTRAQQTLPEDKILALKQEMQWISELLG; encoded by the coding sequence TTGAACCAACAGACATTGTCCATGCGCCTGGAGCGCGTCGCTGCCCACGTGCCGGTCGGCGCGCGGCTGGCGGATATCGGCTCGGATCACGCCTATTTGCCGGTTGCCCTGATGCGCCGAGGCCTGATTACAGCGGCGGTGGCTGGCGAGGTCGCGCGCACGCCATTTCACGCGGCGCAACGCACCGTCAATGACAACGATCTGCAGGGGCAGATCAGCGTGCGTCTGGCCGATGGTCTGGCGGCGATCAGGCCTGACGACGGCATCAGCGCCATCACCCTGTGCGGCATGGGCGGCGAAACTATTCGCGATATTTTCCAGAACGGCAAAGCTCACCTCAATGGCCACGAACGGCTGATCCTGCAACCCAACGGCGGCGAGCAAGCGCTGCGCCAGTGGTTGATGGATAACGGCTACCGCATCGTCTGTGAAGAGGTGCTGCATGAGAACCGCTTCGACTACGAAATTATCGTTGCCGAGCGGGCCTCTGATCCGGTGACTTACGATGCCAGGGAACTGTTTTTCGGACCGCTGCATCTGCAGGCACGCTGCCCGGCATTTCTGCACAAATGGCAACGCAGGCTGAAGCAGCGGCAGAAGACATTGGGGCAGTTTACGCGAGCGCAACAGACGTTGCCGGAGGACAAAATTCTTGCGCTGAAGCAAGAGATGCAGTGGATCAGTGAATTGCTCGGGTGA
- a CDS encoding SDR family NAD(P)-dependent oxidoreductase → MSTSKKVVVITGASQGIGAGLVEGFRALGHQVVATSRSIKESSDPDVLTVAGDIADPQTAERVIRAAVARFGRVDTLVNNAGIFLAKPFTAYSQADYAQVVATNMSGFFYISQLAIAEMEKHGSGHVVSVTTSLVDHAIDGVPSVLASLTKGGINAATKSLAIEYAKRGIRVNAVSPGIIKTPMHAEETHQALGSLHPVGHMGEIDDIVQAILYLDGANFVTGEILHVDGGQSAGH, encoded by the coding sequence ATGAGCACATCGAAAAAAGTAGTTGTCATCACCGGCGCTTCGCAAGGCATTGGTGCAGGTCTGGTCGAAGGCTTTCGCGCCCTTGGCCATCAAGTGGTCGCTACCTCGCGCTCGATCAAAGAGTCGAGCGACCCGGATGTTCTGACCGTCGCCGGTGACATTGCCGATCCGCAAACCGCCGAGCGCGTGATTCGCGCCGCTGTTGCCCGCTTCGGTCGCGTCGATACGCTGGTCAACAATGCCGGGATCTTTCTGGCCAAGCCGTTCACCGCTTACAGCCAGGCGGACTATGCCCAGGTCGTGGCGACCAACATGAGCGGCTTTTTCTACATCTCGCAACTGGCCATCGCCGAGATGGAAAAACACGGCAGCGGCCACGTCGTCAGCGTGACCACCAGCCTGGTCGATCATGCAATCGACGGCGTCCCTTCGGTTTTGGCGTCGCTGACCAAGGGTGGCATCAACGCCGCGACCAAATCCCTGGCGATCGAGTACGCCAAGCGCGGCATCCGGGTCAACGCCGTGTCGCCGGGCATCATCAAGACGCCGATGCACGCCGAGGAAACCCATCAGGCATTGGGCAGCCTGCACCCGGTCGGCCACATGGGGGAAATCGACGACATCGTGCAAGCGATCCTCTACCTCGACGGGGCAAATTTCGTCACTGGCGAGATCCTGCATGTCGACGGTGGCCAGAGCGCCGGCCATTGA
- a CDS encoding helix-turn-helix domain-containing protein — MTKKVNIPTEAGADVETVSAAVSRTLKQARKQQGITLDELSRRSGVSKGMVVEIEKGSANPSIATLCKIAAALGLSVADFVNVAATPAAHLIDSEDIPTLWTGELGGSARLLAGTSGPNMLELWRWELFPGESFASAGHPNGTTELFHVEKGTLHLKVGDAELIVGPGCSAVARTDVAHGYANHGRSKLVFTMSVTELHQGARESPSP, encoded by the coding sequence ATGACCAAGAAAGTCAATATACCGACCGAGGCCGGCGCCGACGTCGAGACCGTCAGCGCAGCGGTTTCCCGCACGCTCAAACAGGCGCGCAAACAACAGGGCATCACGCTGGACGAATTGTCCCGGCGCTCCGGCGTGAGCAAAGGCATGGTGGTCGAGATCGAGAAAGGCTCGGCCAACCCGAGCATCGCGACATTGTGCAAAATCGCCGCGGCGCTGGGCTTGTCCGTCGCAGACTTCGTCAACGTCGCCGCCACCCCGGCGGCGCATCTGATCGACAGTGAGGACATCCCCACGCTGTGGACCGGTGAGCTGGGTGGATCAGCGCGCCTGCTAGCCGGCACCAGCGGCCCGAACATGCTCGAGTTGTGGCGCTGGGAGCTGTTTCCCGGCGAGTCATTTGCTTCAGCCGGTCATCCGAATGGCACCACCGAGTTGTTTCATGTTGAGAAAGGCACGTTGCATCTGAAAGTTGGCGATGCCGAGCTGATTGTCGGGCCTGGGTGTTCGGCGGTAGCGCGGACGGATGTGGCGCATGGATATGCCAACCATGGGCGCTCGAAACTGGTTTTCACGATGTCGGTGACTGAACTGCATCAGGGTGCCAGAGAAAGCCCCTCACCCTAA
- a CDS encoding helix-turn-helix domain-containing protein: MERSVPPASPATPTISQPARIAAEAMPEHLPGVAETTTPRPQIKDAVVQLFRHQTLLEPIRVPCVAEPLLVLVLAGTARVEERSLGGEWQASQVTAGDFFLTNTREPYEMRWQTEGCEVFEVMHLYLGLGLIEQAAREAFGEQAGAVTFVDVSGARDEQVSFILEQLRIELTQQRQPSALLVHSLAQALAIHLLRHYLDPDSNPRRDNALPAYKLHRVLEAMNANLAEDFSLSHLAAIAGLSDYHFSRTFKRATGLSPSQYFIRLRMSRARHLLLETARSVIDIGLEVGYSSPSHFSQVFRREIGVTPSAYRDAPRGA; the protein is encoded by the coding sequence ATGGAGCGTTCTGTGCCCCCTGCCAGCCCTGCTACGCCGACAATCAGCCAGCCCGCGCGCATCGCTGCCGAAGCCATGCCGGAGCATCTGCCCGGTGTTGCGGAAACGACCACGCCGCGGCCGCAGATCAAGGATGCAGTGGTGCAGCTGTTCCGCCATCAAACCCTGCTTGAGCCGATCCGCGTGCCATGCGTGGCCGAACCGCTGCTGGTGCTGGTACTGGCCGGCACTGCCCGGGTCGAGGAACGTTCGTTGGGTGGAGAATGGCAGGCGAGCCAGGTCACGGCGGGCGACTTCTTCCTGACCAACACCCGCGAACCTTATGAAATGCGCTGGCAAACCGAAGGTTGCGAGGTCTTCGAAGTCATGCACCTCTACCTCGGCCTGGGCCTGATCGAACAAGCGGCGCGCGAAGCGTTCGGCGAACAGGCCGGTGCAGTGACGTTTGTCGATGTGTCCGGTGCGCGTGACGAGCAGGTCAGCTTCATCCTTGAGCAACTGCGCATCGAACTCACACAACAGCGCCAGCCCAGCGCACTGCTGGTGCACAGCCTGGCTCAGGCGTTGGCGATCCATCTGCTGCGTCATTACCTCGACCCCGACAGCAACCCGCGCCGCGACAACGCCCTGCCCGCCTACAAACTGCACCGGGTGCTTGAAGCCATGAATGCGAATCTGGCGGAGGATTTCAGCCTCAGTCATCTGGCCGCCATCGCCGGGCTGAGCGACTACCACTTCAGCCGCACCTTCAAGCGAGCCACCGGTTTGTCGCCCTCGCAATACTTCATCCGCCTGCGCATGAGCCGCGCGCGTCATCTGTTGCTGGAGACCGCACGCAGCGTGATCGACATTGGCCTGGAGGTTGGCTACTCCAGCCCCAGCCACTTTTCCCAGGTATTCCGCCGCGAAATCGGCGTCACCCCGAGCGCCTATCGCGACGCGCCACGCGGGGCCTGA
- a CDS encoding NAD(P)-dependent alcohol dehydrogenase, translating into MLVQAYGAHAGDKPLEPMQINRRAPAAHDVQIDIAFCGICHSDLHQVRAEWAGTQFPCVPGHEIVGRVSAVGDHVKNYKVGDLVGVGCIVDSCQHCDDCESGLENYCDGMIGTYNFPTPDAPGWTLGGYSQNIVVHERYVLRIRHPEAQLAAVAPLLCAGITTYSPLRQWNAGPGKKVGVVGIGGLGHMGIKLAHAMGAHVVAFTTSESKREAAKALGADEVVVSRNAEEMAAHTKSFDFILNTVAAPHDLDAFLVLLKRDGALTLVGAPASPHPSPNVFNLITKRRTIAGSMIGGIPETQEMLDFCAEHGIVSDIELIRADQINESYERMLKGDVKYRFVIDNATLAG; encoded by the coding sequence ATGCTCGTACAAGCCTACGGCGCCCACGCTGGCGACAAACCCCTTGAGCCCATGCAGATCAACCGCCGCGCCCCGGCGGCGCACGACGTGCAGATCGATATCGCCTTCTGCGGCATCTGCCATTCCGACTTGCATCAGGTGCGCGCCGAATGGGCTGGCACGCAATTCCCCTGCGTGCCCGGCCATGAAATCGTCGGCCGCGTCTCGGCGGTCGGCGATCACGTCAAAAACTACAAGGTCGGCGATCTGGTCGGTGTCGGCTGCATCGTCGACAGCTGCCAGCACTGCGATGACTGCGAATCCGGTCTGGAAAATTACTGCGACGGCATGATCGGCACCTACAATTTCCCGACCCCGGACGCACCGGGCTGGACCCTCGGCGGCTATTCGCAAAACATCGTCGTGCACGAGCGCTATGTGTTGCGCATCCGTCATCCCGAGGCGCAACTGGCCGCCGTCGCGCCGCTGCTCTGCGCCGGCATCACCACTTATTCGCCGCTGCGCCAATGGAACGCCGGCCCCGGCAAGAAAGTCGGCGTGGTCGGCATCGGTGGCTTGGGTCACATGGGCATCAAACTGGCCCACGCCATGGGCGCCCATGTCGTCGCATTCACCACTTCCGAATCCAAGCGTGAAGCGGCCAAGGCACTGGGCGCGGACGAAGTGGTGGTGTCACGCAATGCCGAGGAAATGGCGGCACACACCAAGAGCTTCGACTTCATCCTCAATACCGTCGCAGCGCCGCACGATCTCGACGCGTTCCTCGTGCTGCTCAAGCGCGATGGCGCGTTGACCCTTGTCGGAGCGCCCGCATCGCCGCATCCGTCGCCGAACGTATTCAACCTGATCACCAAGCGGCGCACCATCGCCGGTTCAATGATCGGCGGCATTCCCGAGACTCAGGAAATGCTGGATTTCTGCGCCGAGCACGGCATCGTTTCCGACATCGAGTTGATCCGCGCCGACCAGATCAACGAGTCCTACGAGCGCATGCTCAAGGGCGACGTGAAATACCGCTTCGTCATCGACAACGCAACGCTCGCCGGCTAA
- a CDS encoding AraC family transcriptional regulator, which produces MDNHDASILHDTAVYRAELVRLLTQRFDAPGTYETAIAPLHVIRLDGPSELIHVVHRPALCLIVQGRKEVGLGDERFLYDPLNYLVVSVTLPVSGRVIEASPEAPYFCVRLDFDPAQLTQLIAESPLTGMPQDAGRGMFLDKIDVTLLDTMLRLVRLLDNPRDIGMLAPMALRELYYRLLRGQHGHLLYEIAVSDSQTHRVTRAIDWLNKNFTEPLRIDALAQVANLSNSALHHRFKAVTAMSPLQYQKQLRLQEARRLIINEGLDVSSACYRVGYESASQFSREYNRQFGCPPSKELSRLRQTG; this is translated from the coding sequence ATGGATAACCACGACGCTTCCATTCTCCACGACACGGCGGTGTATCGCGCCGAACTGGTGCGCTTGCTGACTCAACGCTTCGACGCGCCAGGCACCTACGAAACCGCGATTGCGCCGCTGCACGTGATCCGTCTCGATGGCCCGTCCGAGCTGATTCACGTTGTGCACCGGCCGGCGCTGTGCCTGATCGTGCAGGGGCGCAAGGAAGTCGGGCTGGGCGACGAACGTTTCCTCTACGACCCGCTGAATTATCTGGTGGTGTCGGTGACATTGCCGGTGTCGGGACGGGTGATCGAAGCCTCGCCCGAGGCGCCGTATTTTTGCGTACGGCTGGATTTCGATCCGGCGCAACTGACGCAACTGATAGCCGAATCGCCGCTGACCGGCATGCCACAGGACGCCGGTCGCGGCATGTTTCTCGACAAGATCGACGTGACATTGCTCGATACCATGCTGCGTCTGGTGCGCCTGCTGGATAATCCACGCGACATCGGCATGCTCGCGCCGATGGCGTTGCGCGAGCTGTATTACCGCCTGCTGCGCGGCCAGCACGGGCATCTGCTGTATGAAATCGCCGTCAGCGATTCGCAGACCCACCGGGTCACGCGCGCTATCGACTGGCTGAACAAGAATTTCACCGAGCCGCTGCGTATCGACGCGCTGGCGCAGGTGGCCAACCTGAGCAACTCGGCGCTGCATCACCGCTTCAAAGCCGTCACCGCCATGAGCCCGCTGCAATATCAAAAACAGCTGCGCCTGCAAGAGGCGCGGCGGCTGATCATCAATGAAGGGCTGGACGTGTCCAGCGCCTGCTACCGCGTCGGCTACGAAAGCGCTTCGCAGTTCAGCCGCGAATACAACCGCCAGTTCGGCTGCCCGCCGTCCAAGGAACTCAGCCGCCTGCGTCAGACCGGTTGA
- a CDS encoding B3/B4 domain-containing protein — MLSVVPSIDPAVAQLAPGFRALSIVVQAAPITQACVAGEALAKACQIVANGGPAWAPAHLQAWAEVFRQFGAKPQRTPCSAEALRKRVLRDGELPSIDPVVDLYNAISLEYAIPVGGENAEAYVGSPRLVVADGSEPFDTIKEGQPAHEFPDAGEVVWRDDQGVTCRRWNWRQGVRTRLDAQAQHMWFILESLPAMPLEALTEAGDKLIEGLQQMMPGAEIESMLIGPGAR, encoded by the coding sequence ATGCTGTCTGTCGTGCCGTCAATCGATCCGGCTGTTGCGCAACTGGCGCCGGGCTTCAGAGCGCTGAGTATTGTCGTCCAAGCGGCGCCGATTACTCAGGCATGCGTGGCCGGTGAAGCACTGGCCAAAGCCTGCCAGATCGTCGCCAACGGTGGTCCGGCATGGGCGCCCGCGCACTTGCAGGCCTGGGCGGAAGTGTTTCGCCAGTTCGGCGCCAAGCCGCAGCGCACGCCGTGCTCGGCCGAGGCTCTGCGCAAACGGGTGTTGCGCGACGGCGAGTTGCCGAGCATCGATCCGGTGGTTGATCTGTACAACGCCATCAGTCTGGAATACGCGATTCCCGTGGGGGGCGAGAATGCCGAGGCCTACGTCGGCTCACCGCGTCTGGTCGTCGCCGATGGCAGCGAACCGTTCGACACGATAAAAGAAGGCCAGCCCGCGCATGAATTCCCGGACGCCGGCGAAGTGGTCTGGCGCGATGACCAAGGCGTGACCTGCCGGCGCTGGAACTGGCGCCAAGGCGTGCGAACCCGCCTCGATGCGCAGGCGCAGCACATGTGGTTCATCCTCGAAAGCCTGCCGGCCATGCCGCTGGAAGCGCTGACCGAGGCCGGCGACAAGCTCATCGAAGGCCTGCAGCAAATGATGCCCGGCGCCGAGATCGAAAGCATGTTGATCGGGCCGGGGGCGCGTTAG
- a CDS encoding LysR family transcriptional regulator produces the protein MKRHFEDLQLGSIELFCLAAEAGSFTAAAQLAGVTPAAVSRSILRLEQRLGSRLFARTTRSIRLTDAGRSFFEQCSQALTQLVEAQQEVMGAQTSPSGRLRISLPTTYGHHRILPLLPKFRALYPEVTVDVHLGNRNIDFVEEGYDLAIRVRAQPDSTLIARLLEDAALVVVAAPEYLHRAGTPQTLDDLIAHECIQFELPSSGRRISWLFQENGRDLEVISDGGYSCSDDVLGGVTLAKHGAGLFQTYRFIVEQELADGRLIEVLQPYTGRSRPYTLLYPHGRYVPQRVRAFVDFLLGFREQWAGPAR, from the coding sequence ATGAAACGCCATTTTGAAGATTTGCAGTTAGGCAGTATCGAACTGTTCTGCCTGGCCGCCGAAGCCGGCAGCTTCACCGCCGCCGCGCAACTGGCCGGGGTCACGCCGGCCGCAGTGAGCCGATCGATTCTGCGTCTGGAGCAACGCCTGGGTTCGCGACTGTTCGCGCGCACCACGCGCAGCATCCGTCTCACCGACGCCGGCCGCAGCTTCTTCGAACAATGCAGCCAGGCGCTGACGCAACTGGTCGAAGCGCAGCAGGAAGTCATGGGCGCGCAGACTTCGCCATCGGGTCGACTGCGCATCAGCCTGCCGACCACCTACGGGCATCACCGCATCCTGCCGCTGCTGCCGAAATTTCGCGCGTTGTACCCCGAGGTCACGGTCGACGTGCACTTGGGCAATCGCAATATCGACTTCGTTGAAGAGGGCTACGACCTGGCGATACGCGTGCGCGCACAACCGGACTCGACCCTGATCGCGCGCCTGCTGGAAGACGCCGCCCTGGTGGTGGTCGCCGCCCCCGAATATCTGCATAGAGCCGGCACGCCGCAGACGCTGGACGATCTCATCGCGCATGAGTGCATCCAGTTCGAATTGCCCAGCAGCGGGCGGCGGATTTCCTGGCTGTTTCAGGAAAACGGCCGGGACCTGGAAGTGATTTCCGACGGTGGCTATTCCTGTTCCGACGATGTACTCGGCGGTGTGACACTGGCCAAACACGGCGCCGGGCTGTTTCAGACTTACCGTTTCATCGTCGAGCAGGAACTCGCCGATGGCCGCCTGATTGAAGTGCTGCAACCGTATACCGGACGTTCGCGCCCCTACACCCTGCTCTACCCGCATGGCCGCTATGTGCCGCAACGGGTGCGGGCGTTTGTGGATTTTCTGCTGGGGTTTCGTGAGCAATGGGCAGGACCCGCGCGGTAA
- the ycaC gene encoding isochorismate family cysteine hydrolase YcaC: MTTPTYNRLNKDDAIVLLVDHQTGLISLVQDFSPNEFKNNVLALADLAKFFDLPTILTTSFEQGPNGPLVPELKEMFPDAPYIARPGQINAWDNEDFVKAIKATGRKQIIIAGVVTDVCVAFPTLSALAEGFDVFVVTDASGTFNTTVQQAAWSRMTQAGAQMMNWFSVACELHRDWRNDIEGLGNLLSQRIPNYRNLMNSYSALTQQK, translated from the coding sequence ATGACCACTCCAACCTACAACCGCCTGAACAAAGACGACGCTATCGTGCTGCTGGTTGACCACCAGACCGGTCTGATCTCGCTGGTGCAGGACTTCTCGCCGAACGAGTTCAAGAATAACGTGCTGGCGCTGGCGGATCTGGCCAAGTTCTTCGACCTGCCAACCATCCTCACCACCAGCTTCGAACAAGGCCCGAACGGCCCGCTGGTACCGGAGTTGAAAGAAATGTTCCCGGACGCGCCATACATCGCTCGCCCAGGTCAGATCAACGCCTGGGACAACGAAGACTTCGTCAAGGCGATCAAGGCCACCGGGCGCAAGCAGATCATAATTGCCGGTGTGGTAACGGATGTGTGTGTAGCGTTCCCGACGCTGTCGGCGCTGGCAGAAGGGTTTGATGTGTTTGTGGTCACCGATGCCTCCGGCACCTTCAACACCACCGTGCAGCAAGCCGCATGGAGCCGCATGACTCAAGCCGGCGCGCAGATGATGAACTGGTTCTCGGTGGCCTGTGAGCTGCACCGCGACTGGCGCAACGACATTGAAGGTCTGGGTAACCTGCTGTCGCAGCGCATTCCCAACTACCGCAACCTGATGAACAGCTACTCGGCGCTGACGCAGCAGAAGTAA
- the ycaC gene encoding isochorismate family cysteine hydrolase YcaC: MTTPTYNRLNKDDAIVLLVDHQTGLISLVQDFSPNEFKNNVLALADLAKFFDLPTILTTSFEQGPNGPLVPELKEMFPDAPYIARPGQINAWDNEDFVKAIKATGRKQIIIAGVVTDVCVAFPTLSALAEGFDVFVVTDASGTFNTTVQQAAWSRMTQAGAQMMNWFSVACELHRDWRNDIEGLGNLLSQRIPNYRNLMNSYSALTQQK, translated from the coding sequence ATGACCACTCCAACCTACAACCGCCTGAACAAAGACGACGCTATCGTGCTGCTGGTTGACCACCAGACCGGTCTGATTTCGCTGGTGCAGGACTTCTCGCCGAACGAGTTCAAGAACAACGTGCTGGCGCTGGCGGATCTGGCCAAGTTCTTCGACCTGCCAACCATCCTCACCACCAGCTTCGAACAAGGCCCGAACGGTCCGCTGGTGCCGGAGCTGAAAGAGATGTTCCCGGACGCGCCGTACATCGCTCGCCCAGGTCAGATCAACGCCTGGGACAACGAGGACTTCGTCAAGGCAATCAAGGCCACCGGGCGCAAGCAGATCATCATTGCCGGTGTCGTAACGGATGTCTGTGTAGCGTTCCCGACCCTGTCGGCACTGGCGGAAGGTTTTGATGTGTTCGTGGTGACTGATGCGTCCGGCACTTTCAACACCACTGTTCAGCAAGCCGCGTGGAGCCGCATGACTCAGGCTGGCGCGCAGATGATGAACTGGTTCTCTGTAGCATGTGAGCTGCACCGCGACTGGCGCAACGACATTGAAGGCCTGGGCAATCTGTTGTCGCAGCGCATTCCCAACTACCGCAACCTGATGAACAGCTACTCGGCGCTGACGCAGCAGAAGTAA
- a CDS encoding DUF2945 domain-containing protein: protein MSSSFKVGEAVRWNSEAGEIHGKVVKVHTRDTEFMGRHRPASKDAPQYEVKSDKTGHLAMHHGDALKHA, encoded by the coding sequence ATGAGCAGTTCATTCAAGGTCGGCGAAGCGGTGCGCTGGAATTCCGAGGCCGGCGAGATCCACGGCAAAGTGGTCAAGGTGCACACTCGCGATACCGAGTTCATGGGCCGCCACCGGCCGGCTTCGAAAGACGCGCCGCAGTACGAGGTCAAGAGCGACAAGACCGGCCACCTGGCCATGCATCACGGCGACGCGCTGAAGCACGCTTAG
- a CDS encoding Fic/DOC family protein: MTFDPFGDFETEGYLRNSLKLKDPVEVKESEHLSFEASIEDALAHLAKKRSIDYQAILKTHEILFAGFYPWSGKDRNELVPHLAVFKGSKEDPHHTPFERPELIKRSVEYALELATNKKRFRERPGEVMGQLAFAHPFLDGNGRTILLVHMELCYRAKFAIDWSKTNKDAYLRALSDEIRDPSRGYLDDYLKPNVVDISSREEWPEVIGGIKGLDGLDKEGIVYANLDNPDIQQLYETYRTQPIK; encoded by the coding sequence ATGACATTCGACCCCTTCGGCGATTTCGAAACTGAAGGCTACCTTCGCAACTCGCTCAAGCTGAAAGACCCGGTTGAAGTAAAGGAATCGGAACATCTCTCTTTCGAAGCCAGTATCGAAGACGCCCTTGCTCATCTGGCAAAAAAGAGATCCATCGACTATCAAGCGATACTCAAAACTCATGAAATCCTGTTTGCCGGTTTCTACCCATGGTCAGGCAAAGACAGGAATGAGCTTGTTCCCCACCTCGCGGTTTTCAAAGGATCAAAAGAAGATCCGCATCACACACCTTTCGAGCGACCTGAGCTGATCAAAAGATCCGTCGAATATGCGCTGGAGCTCGCTACAAACAAAAAACGCTTCCGCGAGCGCCCCGGCGAGGTGATGGGCCAATTGGCTTTCGCTCATCCGTTTCTGGATGGTAATGGGCGGACCATCCTGCTCGTTCACATGGAACTGTGCTATCGAGCCAAGTTCGCCATCGATTGGTCGAAGACCAACAAAGATGCGTATTTACGGGCGCTCAGCGACGAGATCCGCGATCCTTCCAGAGGCTACCTGGACGACTATCTGAAGCCCAACGTCGTAGACATCTCAAGCCGTGAGGAATGGCCCGAAGTGATTGGCGGTATCAAAGGGTTGGACGGTTTGGACAAGGAAGGAATCGTCTACGCGAATCTGGACAATCCCGACATTCAGCAACTGTATGAAACCTACAGAACGCAGCCAATAAAGTGA
- a CDS encoding SDR family oxidoreductase, producing MLNIQDKVIVITGASSGIGEATARLLAERGAKVVLGARRTERLAVIAEEINGAGGHAQFRALDVTDQQDVQRFVDFAVEHYGRVDVLVNNAGVMPLSRLDALKVDEWNRMIDVNIRGVLHGIAASLPLMQRQRAGQIINIASIGAYAVSPTAAVYCATKYAVRAISEGLRQEVGGDIRVTVIAPGVTESELAESISDEGGREEMKSFRKIAIPAEAIARAIAYAVEQPADVDVSELIVRPTASPY from the coding sequence ATGCTGAACATTCAAGACAAAGTGATCGTGATTACCGGCGCCAGCAGCGGCATCGGCGAAGCCACCGCACGCCTGCTCGCCGAACGTGGCGCCAAAGTGGTGTTGGGCGCACGGCGCACCGAGCGTCTGGCCGTGATTGCCGAAGAGATCAACGGCGCCGGTGGCCACGCGCAGTTCCGCGCACTGGACGTCACCGATCAGCAGGATGTGCAGCGCTTCGTCGATTTTGCCGTGGAGCATTACGGCCGCGTCGATGTGCTGGTCAATAACGCCGGGGTCATGCCGTTGTCGCGGCTGGACGCGCTGAAGGTCGATGAGTGGAACCGCATGATCGACGTCAACATCCGTGGCGTACTCCACGGCATCGCCGCCAGTCTGCCGTTGATGCAGCGCCAGCGCGCCGGGCAGATCATCAACATCGCCTCAATCGGCGCCTACGCAGTCAGCCCTACTGCGGCGGTGTACTGCGCGACCAAATACGCCGTACGGGCGATTTCCGAAGGCTTGCGTCAGGAGGTGGGCGGCGATATCCGCGTCACCGTCATCGCACCGGGCGTGACCGAATCGGAACTGGCCGAGAGCATTTCCGATGAAGGCGGCCGCGAAGAGATGAAGTCATTCCGCAAGATCGCCATCCCCGCCGAAGCCATCGCCCGCGCGATTGCCTACGCCGTTGAACAACCGGCGGATGTCGACGTCAGCGAACTGATCGTCCGCCCGACGGCGAGCCCTTACTGA